The genomic segment GCTAGGTGCGGGCGTGAGCCTAGCCGTGCATGCGGCGCTCGCGCTGTCGTTCGTGGGTGCTGGAGGCGACGCGCTGCTACAGCGACCGGCGCCGATCACGGAATCGGTCATTGAGTCGGCCATCAAGTACCTGCTGCCGCCCGATCGGCCCGGGAGCCCGGGCGACGCGGTGCCGGTCAAGTGGTCGGCGACGCGCGGCGGTCTTCCGGAGCCTGCCGCGCCCGATGTCTACACGGAGCGCAAGGACCAGACGGGGACGACGACACCCGAAACGAAGGACAACGCCGCGCTCGAACCACTGGCCGAGGCGGCCGCGGCGCAGAACGCCTTCACGCTGCTCGGCGTGGACAGCGCCGCCGTCCGGGACCCGACGAGCGCGGTGCCCGCGTATCCGACCCTGCTCGAGAAGCAGGGTATCGAGGGTGTCGCCGTCGTGCGGTTTGTCGTGGACACCACGGGCCGCGCCGATCTGTCCACGTTCCGCGTGGTCGAGACGAACCACTCGCTCTTTGCCGCGGCGGTGCGTGACGCCCTGCCGGGGATGAAGTTTCATCCGGCGACGGTGGGGCCCAACAAGGTGCGGCAGATGGTCGAGCTTCCGTTCGGTTTCAAGATCGTCCGGCGCGGCGACGCTGCGCGCCGGCCGGACGACTGATCGCGCTCGCGGTTTTCGCCGCTACTCGTAGCGCAACGCCACGATGGGATCCATGATCGCCGCGCGGCGCGCGGGATAGACGCCAAAGACCACGCCGACGGCGGCCGAGAAGCCGAACGCGAGCGCGACCGCGGTGGACCCGACTTCCGTGGTCCAGCCCATCAGCTTGGTGAACGCGGCGGCACCGCCCGTCCCGACGAGAATGCCGATGGCGCCGCCGACGAGGCAGAGCACGACGGCCTCGACGAGGAACTGGAACATGATGTTGATCTTCGTGGCGCCCAGCGCCTTGCGAATGCCGATCTCGCGCGTGCGCTCGGTGACCGACACGAGCATAATGTTCATGATCCCGATGCCGCCGACGATCAGCGAAACGGTCGCGATGCCGGCGAGGAGCAGCGAGAAGACCTGCGTCGTCTCGCCCAGCGTATTCAGGAAGTCGGCCTGCGAGCGGATGTTGAAATCGTCTTCCTTGCCGGCGCGCAGGCGGTGCTCGCGGCGCAGGATCTTCTGGATTTCCGCCATCGTCTCGGGAATGTCGTCTTCCGAGGGCGACAGCACGCTCACCGAGCGCACGCGGTTCTGTCCGAGCACGCGGTACCGCGCGGTGGTGATGGGAATCAGGACCTGGTCATCGGGGTTGTTGAACGGCGACGCCTGGCCCTTCGACTTGTAGACGCCGATCACCGTGAACTGGATGCCGCGAATGCGCACCGTCTCGCCGACGAGCGCCTCGGGCGTCTGCAGGCCGAGGTTCTCGACGACGGTCGGCCCCACGATAGCCAGGCGCTGACGCGAATTGTCCTCGGCCGTCGTGAAGAACCGGCCGGCGGCCAGCTCGTACTTGCGGACGTGCGGGAAGTTCGACGTGACGCCAACGATCTGCGTATTCGTGTTCTTGTTGAGGTACTGCACCTGCAGGCTGCCCGACATCTCGGGCTGCACGGCGAGGATCTTGGTGCCGAGGTTCTCGAGCGCTTTCGCATCCTCGAGCGTGAGGCGCGCGCTGCCGAAGCCGGTGCGCACGCCGCCCATGCCGAAGGCCTGACCCGGGCTCACCGTGAGCAGCGTCGTGCCGAGCGCCGAGATGCGGTCGTTGACCGCCTTCTGCGCGCCGCGGCCGAGTGCAACGACCGCGATGACGGCGGCCACGCCGATCACGATGCCGAGCATGGTGAGCAGGGAGCGCAGCTTGTTGGCCCGCAGCGCGCCCAGCGCGACCATGATGGTCTCACCAAAGAGCATGCGTCAGTTCCTCGGGCGCGTGGCGCCGCCGCCGGCCGGCGCCGCGGCCGACGGCGGGCCGCCACCGCCCGGGCCACCGCGAGCGCCGCCCGTGGCGCCGCCCAGCGGGCTGCCGCCGCCCATCATCTGGCGGGCGCGGTCATTGGCGGCTTGGCGCTGGGCCTGCATCGCGGCGGCCGACAGCAGCGCCACGCGCTCGCCTTCCTTGAGGCCGTCGAGCACCTCGGTGTAATCGAAGTTCGCGACGCCGAGGCGAACCATGCGCGGCTCCCACGTGGAGTCGGCCTTCTGCACGAAGACGAGCCCGGTGCGCGTGCGCTGCCGCATCCCTGGCGCCTGCGGCACTTCCACC from the Gemmatimonadaceae bacterium genome contains:
- a CDS encoding TonB family protein translates to MFDLLQHPPRSPERLPLGAGVSLAVHAALALSFVGAGGDALLQRPAPITESVIESAIKYLLPPDRPGSPGDAVPVKWSATRGGLPEPAAPDVYTERKDQTGTTTPETKDNAALEPLAEAAAAQNAFTLLGVDSAAVRDPTSAVPAYPTLLEKQGIEGVAVVRFVVDTTGRADLSTFRVVETNHSLFAAAVRDALPGMKFHPATVGPNKVRQMVELPFGFKIVRRGDAARRPDD
- a CDS encoding ABC transporter permease encodes the protein MLFGETIMVALGALRANKLRSLLTMLGIVIGVAAVIAVVALGRGAQKAVNDRISALGTTLLTVSPGQAFGMGGVRTGFGSARLTLEDAKALENLGTKILAVQPEMSGSLQVQYLNKNTNTQIVGVTSNFPHVRKYELAAGRFFTTAEDNSRQRLAIVGPTVVENLGLQTPEALVGETVRIRGIQFTVIGVYKSKGQASPFNNPDDQVLIPITTARYRVLGQNRVRSVSVLSPSEDDIPETMAEIQKILRREHRLRAGKEDDFNIRSQADFLNTLGETTQVFSLLLAGIATVSLIVGGIGIMNIMLVSVTERTREIGIRKALGATKINIMFQFLVEAVVLCLVGGAIGILVGTGGAAAFTKLMGWTTEVGSTAVALAFGFSAAVGVVFGVYPARRAAIMDPIVALRYE